In one Hemitrygon akajei chromosome 3, sHemAka1.3, whole genome shotgun sequence genomic region, the following are encoded:
- the cpdp gene encoding CPD photolyase: protein MSSKGKRPSKKSVGEMEGLDHEQKNEESNEKTIEFPTPSKTLMEPNHGDSSQKEKPKHPARRKRIAGKCEPGQIEKELSNPYRNKSRKVEDQISPPGRENMLESIKKSRLSTAISVEEFGYNKNRVRLLSKDNRIRDNCQGVSYWMSRDQRVQDNWAFLYAQLLALEHKHPIHVVFCLVPKFQDAAIRQFDFMLKGLQEVAEECQVLNIAFHLLTGFPKDVLPAFVKEHNIGAVVVDFSPLRLPLQWIEEVKNKLPKDLLFIQVDAHNIVPCWVASNKQEYSARTIRGKIHDKLPQFLTDFPPVIRHPYNSPQKVQIIDWDAVYASLQVDRTVQQVDWAKAGTTAGLTKLESFIKENLKHFSTDRNNPNKAALSNMSPWFHFGQVSVQRTILEIKKFRNKFKESVDSYIEEAVVRRELADNFCFYNKKYDQFEGASEWAQKTLKLHSSDKRPYLYTLKQLEDGETHDTLWNAAQLQMVYEGKMHGFLRMYWAKKILEWTSSPEEALKFAIYLNDRYQLDGTDPNGYVGCMWSICGIHDQGWAERPIFGKIRYMNFNGCKRKFDVVQYQQKYNHKKLTKTN from the exons ATGTCTTCAAAAGGCAAAAGGCCATCCAAGAAGTCTGTAGGTGAAATGGAAGGTTTGGACCATGAGCAGAAGAATGAAGAATCAAATGAAAAAACAATAGAATTTCCTACCCCTTCCAAGACCCTGATGGAACCTAATCACGGTGATTCAAGTCAGAAAGAGAAACCAAAACACCCTGCTAGGAGAAAGAGAATAGCGGGAAAATGTGAGCCAGGACAAATTGAGAAAGAATTGTCCAACCCTTACAGAAATAAAAGTAGAAAAGTTGAAGATCAAATATCTCCCCCAGGAAGGGAAAACATGTTAGAAAGCATTAAAAAGTCACGCTTGTCCACTGCAATATCAGTTGAAGAATTTGGTTATAACAAAAATCGTGTCCGTCTTCTTTCCAAAGACAACAGGATCCGGGATAACTGTCAAGGAGTTTCCTACTGGATGTCACGAGACCAGCGAGTGCAAG ATAACTGGGCTTTCTTGTATGCACAGTTGCTTGCTCTTGAGCATAAACACCCAATTCATGTCGTCTTCTGCCTGGTCCCCAAGTTCCAAGATGCTGCCATCCGCCAATTTGATTTCATGCTGAAAGGACTTCAGGAAGTTGCTGAG GAGTGTCAGGTGCTGAATATTGCTTTCCACCTGCTGACTGGTTTTCCTAAAGATGTGCTGCCGGCATTTGTCAAAGAACACAACATCGGTGCAGTGGTTGTAGACTTCTCACCATTACGTCTCCCTCTGCAGTGGATTGAGGAAGTGAAAAATAAATTACCAAAAGATCTGCTATTTATCCAG GTGGATGCTCACAATATTGTACCTTGTTGGGTAGCTTCAAACAAACAAGAGTACAGTGCCCGAACAATCAGAGGGAAAATTCATGATAAGCTCCCACAGTTCCTGACTGATTTTCCTCCAGTTATCCGACATCCATATAATTCTCCTCAGAAAGTCCAG ATCATTGATTGGGATGCAGTATACGCAAGTCTTCAAGTGGATCGCACAGTTCAGCAAGTTGACTGGGCAAAAGCAGGAACTACAGCAGGTCTAACAAAGCTAGAGTCATtcattaaggaaaacctcaagcaCTTCAGTACAGACAGAAACAACCCAAACAAGGCCGCCTTAAGTAACATGTCACCATGGTTTCACTTTG GTCAAGTTTCAGTTCAGCGGACAATCCTTGAGATAAAGAAGTTCCGTAACAAGTTTAAAGAGAGTGTAGACAGTTACATTGAAGAAGCTGTGGTGCGGCGGGAGTTGGCAGACAACTTTTGCTTCTATAATAAAAAGTATGACCAGTTTGAAG GTGCCTCAGAGTGGGCACAGAAAACTCTAAAATTGCACAGTAGTGACAAGCGGCCGTACCTGTACACCCTAAAACAGCTAGAGGATGGGGAAACACACGATACCTTGTGGAATGCTGCACAG CTTCAGATGGTCTATGAAGGGAAAATGCATGGTTTTTTACGAATGTATTGGGCTAAAAAGATTTTGGAGTGGACCTCTTCACCTGAGGAAGCATTGAAGTTCGCCATCTATCTGAATGATCGTTACCAACTTGACGGAACAGATCCAAATGGATACGTGG GCTGTAtgtggtcaatctgtggaatccaCGACCAAGGCTGGGCAGAGCGACCAATCTTTGGCAAAATTCGTTACATGAATTTTAATGGATGCAAGAGAAAATTTGATGTTGTCCAATATCAGCAGAAGTACAACCACAAGAAGCTCACAAAAACAAACTAA